The Dunckerocampus dactyliophorus isolate RoL2022-P2 chromosome 14, RoL_Ddac_1.1, whole genome shotgun sequence genome includes the window tacataataaataagataacttaGATTGCTATTATGTACGAAAAAATGGTGCGGAAATGTGTATGTgcacaataggagtgtaaaggtgactataggggtgttacgtcATGTCTTCAGAGCTCTAATAGTAAAAAGCGTATTTGCAgcgactgccatcttgtggagttaagaCACCAGCAGATTGCCAGTGCCAGTTTTTTGACCTGGCAGTTGTTGGCTTTTGTAGGCCATGAATAACTGAACAGTTTGGTATTTGAATTCTTGTCCCCCTTCTGCAACTGTGCAGTATGGTGGTCATAGGTGCATGTAGACACACTGCGGTCCAGTAAACGGGTCAACAGAATCATCACTCTGGTGACAATGGGAATAAATTTAAAAGAATGGGCCATTTTTAGTTCTGCAAATTAGTTTCTCTTGTTTACAATGTCAGCATTTTGGCAGCCAACCCCTCCACACCCTGCGGTGGACACACGAGCCAGGCTAGGCTTGAACTATTCCAAACCATACTGGAGCAGAATGAGATGAGCTGCTGGGTGGAAACATTTGTCAGACACGATCCCCCAGAAACACACCTGCAGTTCTTCTGCTGTGTCCATCTCCAAGCCCGTGAGATCCTCAATCCTCTGGTTGATGGCTTTGATGGCGGGATCTTCCATGTTTGAAATCCATGCGCTGCAACGGAGCAGAGCCGGTTGAGAAAGCGGAATCACCGGCACAGGAAGTGGATCAATAAATcatgaggaagagaaagacgtCGTGCACGGAGGCGTTAGACCCATAACCCCCTTACCTCTTGGCGATTCTGGAATCGGTAACGGCAGGACTCCCATTTTGCCTGCCACTCACCATGGCTCTCCTTAACTATGGTAGTTCACGCCACAAAAGGACCAAGGTGGATGGAGGGGGCAAAAATTGGAGACAAAAGTGGGAAGCGGACAGGGAGGGGGAGATAGAACAGTCAATAGTGTTTCATGAGGCGATGTTCAAACTCCTACTGGCTCACGGAAAAAGCAACTGTTAATAACAACTACAGCAGAAACAATGAGCAGGCCGAGGGGAAGAGAAGTGCCCCTGGCTCTAACCTCTAACCTTTTACTGATCTTGTAGGACGCTGTCTCCAGCACTCCCTTGGTGGGGTTGGAGATGGTGGCCCTGTGTACCTGTCAAGTGTATCTTGAGTGTTTTATGAGCACAAACGTGAGGAAAATCTAAAATCTACCTCACTTGTTGGTGCCACATTGAAAGAGGAGGTGCTTGAATGGTCAAAACCTCCTTCCCCATGTACCACCTCCGACCCGCACCTAGCTAGTGTATATGACCACCACTTCACGGTTGGACGggatttgaaaaaaaagggTTGATTGCACATTTTAAAAGAAAGCCTGGAACGCTGCTAACGATTCCTCGGTGAGCTACATGCTTGTGTTGCTCATGTCATGTCCTCCTGTCCCTCCTGgaatctattatgttggacaagtgcagagtgaCATTGCGCTTAGACACACAAAACTGCATGTACCAAGTAGGGCTGACTAAAAACACTTTCAAACCCTCTCAATTCCACATGTAGAGTTCCACAAACACTTGCAATACTCTATTGTGGAACCTCTGTGATTCATGTAAAATTGGTGAAAAACACCACAATAAATCAGTTTTTTCCCTTAAACCACAAAGCTGACCTTAATAGGAGCAAACACAAGTCAAGTGAACAGCATGGCTTCACTTATGAGTACTAAATGGAATAcggatttgattttatttttttgtgcctTTTGGAATGTGCAGGGGACCAAGAAAAGCGAGCCACAAGCCGCAAATGACCCCCGCGCCGagctttggacaaccctgctttTTTGGCAACAGAGCTTTTTCGTGTCgtaagaaatgtgcaacattttcTCGTGTTTGAAGCGTATTTAACAGAACAAGAAGTTGTTGACTTGGTAGGgctggtttcattttgtgcgtGCGCCCGCAGGACCAGTTAAAATAAACGTTCACAATGGTTCCTGGGCTGCAAGGTAGTGCTGATGTTAAATATAATGCCCTCACTCACAACACTGGGTGTGTGCAGCTTGCACAAACGCAGCATACTGTGTGGGAAATGAGTGCTACTATTGGTGTTAAAACTTAGTAAAAATGTCAGGACGCTACAGTCCTCTGCAACATGCACATGAAATAGACGAATGAGCAGTTAACATCTTCATTTCAACTTTTAAATGCTGCTTGACGGGCAACAAGGGATGCACATGCTGAGCAGCGGTGACGGGAATTCCTGTTTAGATTTGACGCACTGAATTGTGAACTGCACACACTTGCTAGAAGTAGCAGCTGCAGGACGCAGGTATAAAAGGGAGCGCTCAGATTCGCCGAGCGCCCGTCACTCCACCTACGCAgacattgccatggcaactccAAAAAGCACGAGTGCGTACAGCGAGCAACGAAACATACAAGAGTAATTAAGGGTCAACGTGCCTGCCGGTTACAAAAACGGGCAACAATATTTTTCATGTCCACGCTGTGAGTCAAACATAAGATGACGTACCCTTGGCTTTGCCAACTGTTTGACCTTCTCAATTTCTTTGTCAGAGATGATGTCGAGGAAGCGGACGATGTACGGGCGGTCCCACTCATCTTGCTGCTTGACCGGTCCCAGCACATAGAAGGGGTTGCGGTTGTTGTCATAGTAACGGCAGAACAGCCGGCTTTCCCTACGTGGAGTCTGAGGGCAACAACCAAAAATGATTAACAAACGTGTAACTAAAAAGTCAAATGTTTGTGATTCTCACCATTTGGATGCCCTCTCCGCGACACAGCATTTCATACTTCTTCCTCTCAGGGATCAGACTGAAGgctttcttctctttcttctcctTTGGCTTCTTTTCTGGCTTTTCTGGCGTCTCTTTCTTCTCAGGCTCTTTCTGTTCGTTTGCGTCGTCTTCCGCTTCGTTTCTCTGCTGCTCCTCCAGCTGTAAATTATCATGCTTCATGTTGTCTTTGACCGGATGCTGTGGGTCTGAACATTGGAAATAATTGAACATCACCACAGAaggttagggaaaaaaaaaacaaatactttgGAGACATGTTCTCACTCAacagcatgagaaagtgtctctaaacttttgactggtattgTATGTACGCAGATCAAAACATGAACAACATACGAGATCTAAAACCACACAAAATATGACCAATATCAAAATGTACTTGCTAAAAACTGGACTCATCTCGTATCTCGACCAAAAAATGGCATCAGGTTTGTTTAGCTGACATTTTGGAACGCAAAGAATCACAGATGTCTCCCTGTTTGTTTTTCCAAGATAAAAAAGTACTTTAGGAGGGGACTTGCCCAGTTCAAGTAGCCTTTTGGTGTACTCCAGGGCACGCTCCAGCTCCCCCTGCTGGTAGATGGCATAGCTGAGGTAGTCCAGCACCGTCACTTTATCCACAGTGGACTCCTCCTCTTCGTCAAGCTGTTTCAGGGCCTGTGCCATCCACAGCTCTGTGTGGTAGTAGTCAACGTCTGTGTAGGCGATCTTTCCAAGCTCGTAACAATCCTCCGCGGTCATAAGAGTCTTGTGCTTCACTCCTAAAATTGCAGAGGGTGACACAGAAGAGACCATGTGGTGTCTTTAAGGCCCCCTATTaagcaaaagtgactttttaatgatgttctaacagtaatatgtgtcccccGGAGAAAAAATTGTGTTGTCTCTATTTTCAGAGGTCCTCGCTCTGGCTGGAGGCGGGTGGACTTCGTGCCCCTGCTGCAGATTGGCTGTCTCGCTACTTAAAGCCGATTGTTTGCAGGACTTCTACTTTTTGGACATGGAATAGTTGGCGTCTTCTACTAGTGTGCCCGGGTGTTTCCGTGCAATCCAACCTGGCcctcagattatttttttggttttataacAGTTCATGTTCATGGCAAAAGCTTAGGTGGTGCACTGCTTCACcctcctttgttggctttgttgtactttgtgacCATCATTAAAGAGAGCCTCACGCCTCTGCGTCTGGGCTTCAGACATGCACAGCAtgtaacaaaaacacagcatgcaACAAAAGCATCTAgaatctccctcacttgtttgctgtaCGTTTAAGAGAAGGGGACGATCACACTGTCGTTTTTTGAAGTTGCTGTTAGCATTTCTTCGTGTCACCTAGTTAAGATGCCGTTTCGCAGTTGAATACGGACTAATAGTCAAAAAATAAGCAtagttaagcaaatgttatctattttaagcattacctaaattaagcattttcaagcataaaaatgtagaaatttAGACTATActtgcttcttcagtttcttgttcattatAATGCCTGAAacaacaaaaggtacctttgtttggacaaattactgataacaaaaatagctcataagagttagaTTTTCTGGCTGTGCAATGCTCTCGCTATTCATGTACAAACAAGTGATTTTGGTGATTATCAAGAGAAGCATGGAAGTAGCTAGATATCTCGATAGCTcttcaattcaactcttatgagctatatttgttatatttgtgcATACAAATGTAccgggcattaaaatggatcaataaactgaagaaacaagggtggtctaatcattttttccatgactatgtAGTATTCCTCACCAGTCATGAGatgtctgtaaccaattaaccacgataaatgagggattaattAGGCGTGTGACAAagatcattagcattaaagctttAGACCATCAGGTTTCCAGTTGGGATTTCTAAAAGCACTCTTAATTCCAGCAAGCTAAGCAAAAAAGTATTTACCAGGCAGGTTTCCTGTAGCGATGTTATTGGCATCCAATTTGTATGTGTCCTGCAAACGGAGGAGACCTTTGGCTGCCCCGGTCTGGTCGTCGTCCGTGGGGAAGTACTGCCTCTGGATGGTCAGGTTGGAAATAAAACCTGATAGAAAGACAGGAAAAGACGtcatacaaaacatcaacaGTTTCCAAACCACTTCTTGCTTGGGCTCTACCATCTGTGGTGTCACTGAGTACGAGGCTTTCCAGGTCGCTCCATTCAGTGTTCAGCCTCTTCATCAGCTTGAAGGCATTGACCGGATGGCCCAGGAAGCCCTCTGGGTCTTGTATCGCAACGGCCGTCAGAGCTTCCAACTTGTCAGCCCACCTGAGACAAAGACACAAAGAGTAAACTTGCACTTTATGTACAAATCACAACAGGATGGCCACCATTACTTTTTGACCCGCTCCAGCTTGCTCTCCTCAGCTTTGATGTAGTCCTTGAGGGACGTGACAAGATCTTTCTCGGTGAACAACAGGTCTGTCATCTGACCTGAGGAACACACGTTCACCAAGTCAACTCACAACCTATACAACACATCTAGAGTGATCTTTTACCTATGGAGGTGAAGAAGTCGTGGGCTGAGAGCGTTGGCCGACAGCTCAGCAACAGGAGACACCAACATAGCAGCACCTTCCTGTGGGGAGATGGATTCATATACGTGACATCTTCAACAAATTCTATCATAATCACTGCACCTATGCCGGCATTAAACACACCTCATGTTGTCATTCCTATGTCCAGCATCGCATGGTGCGGCTGATTTTGACCCGAAACGCAAGGCTGACATCACCAAGAAGGCAGGCGACTTAAGGAAGCACGGAAAAATTCAATGCACTCGGTGGTCCAACTGCAAACTCTACATCAACTAAAATGAAGGACTGGAGGAAGCCAAAGTCCTTGTTGCAAAACCATCAAAGACCTGGACATTGGAAGATTTCATCAAGTCGACTTGAAGGAAATTAAAGACAAGTCATAAAGACTTGATGCAGCTTTGAaggcaatttttatttttttatctaatGTTTTAGTCATTCAAATGCATTCCTATTTAATATT containing:
- the LOC129194098 gene encoding prolyl 4-hydroxylase subunit alpha-1-like; its protein translation is MVTMTHMESMVRYDNGNEDEYMMQEDEWDRDMLLDPAWAQQQRKVLLCWCLLLLSCRPTLSAHDFFTSIGQMTDLLFTEKDLVTSLKDYIKAEESKLERVKKWADKLEALTAVAIQDPEGFLGHPVNAFKLMKRLNTEWSDLESLVLSDTTDGFISNLTIQRQYFPTDDDQTGAAKGLLRLQDTYKLDANNIATGNLPGVKHKTLMTAEDCYELGKIAYTDVDYYHTELWMAQALKQLDEEEESTVDKVTVLDYLSYAIYQQGELERALEYTKRLLELDPQHPVKDNMKHDNLQLEEQQRNEAEDDANEQKEPEKKETPEKPEKKPKEKKEKKAFSLIPERKKYEMLCRGEGIQMTPRRESRLFCRYYDNNRNPFYVLGPVKQQDEWDRPYIVRFLDIISDKEIEKVKQLAKPRLRRAMVSGRQNGSPAVTDSRIAKSAWISNMEDPAIKAINQRIEDLTGLEMDTAEELQVANYGVGGQYEPHFDFGRKDEQNVNWRGNGNRIATWLFYMSDVSAGGATVFPDVGASVRPLKGTAVFWYNLFPSGEGDYSTRHAACPVLVGNKWVSNKWIHERGQEWRRPCGLNETDS